Proteins from a genomic interval of Aquabacterium sp. J223:
- the rpsP gene encoding 30S ribosomal protein S16 encodes MVVIRLARGGSKKRPFFNVVVADSRERRDGRFIERVGFYNPVAAGSAEGLRMSLDRVTYWKGVGAQLSPTVERLVEQAKAQPAPAAAA; translated from the coding sequence ATGGTCGTGATTCGCCTGGCCCGTGGTGGCTCCAAGAAGCGTCCCTTCTTCAACGTCGTCGTCGCCGATTCCCGTGAGCGCCGTGACGGCCGCTTCATCGAACGCGTCGGCTTCTACAACCCGGTGGCTGCCGGCAGCGCCGAAGGGCTGCGCATGTCGCTGGACCGCGTGACCTACTGGAAGGGCGTGGGCGCCCAGCTGTCGCCCACCGTCGAACGCCTGGTCGAGCAGGCCAAGGCCCAGCCGGCGCCGGCCGCCGCGGCCTGA
- a CDS encoding CoA pyrophosphatase, with product MALSFDPLTLPVLSADGHLAPPPPDRLQPEALRRRFRLPPAWQPEIEGEPRFNDRGPTPASVLVPLVQRASLSVLLTERTPHLYDHPGQIAFPGGKVDPGDADAVATALREAEEEVGLPPTAVEVIGQLPPYRTGTGFVVTPVVGLVAPDLPLKPDPFEVAEVFEVPLAFLMNPAHHRWHAIEFEGRQRRFLSMPWTPEGEHARRYFIWGATASMLRNLYRFLSA from the coding sequence ATGGCCCTGAGCTTCGACCCGCTGACGCTGCCGGTGCTGTCGGCGGACGGCCACCTGGCGCCGCCGCCGCCGGACCGGCTCCAGCCGGAGGCGCTGCGCCGGCGCTTCCGCCTGCCGCCCGCCTGGCAGCCGGAGATCGAAGGCGAACCGCGCTTCAACGACCGCGGGCCCACGCCGGCCAGCGTGCTGGTGCCGCTGGTGCAGCGGGCATCACTGTCCGTGCTGCTGACCGAGCGCACGCCGCACCTCTACGACCATCCGGGCCAGATCGCCTTCCCCGGCGGCAAGGTGGACCCGGGCGACGCGGACGCGGTGGCCACCGCGCTGCGCGAGGCCGAGGAGGAGGTGGGCCTGCCGCCGACCGCGGTGGAGGTCATCGGCCAGCTGCCGCCCTACCGCACCGGCACCGGCTTCGTCGTCACGCCGGTGGTCGGCCTGGTGGCGCCGGACCTGCCGCTCAAGCCCGACCCCTTCGAGGTGGCCGAGGTCTTCGAGGTGCCGCTGGCCTTCCTGATGAACCCGGCGCACCACCGCTGGCATGCCATCGAGTTCGAGGGCCGGCAGCGCCGTTTCCTCTCCATGCCGTGGACGCCGGAGGGCGAGCATGCCAGGCGCTACTTCATCTGGGGCGCCACCGCGTCGATGCTGCGCAACCTCTACCGCTTCCTGAGCGCCTGA
- the rimM gene encoding ribosome maturation factor RimM (Essential for efficient processing of 16S rRNA) translates to MAAAPERRPAALPQAGPAVASRPDDAVEVGRIAGAWGVRGALKVAPHADQPQALLTAGHWFLLPPEDRPAPPPGAVASTPLPPVLDIVQARRHGENVVATASQVRDRTAAEALKGARVLVSRATFPAPDDGEFYWVDLIGLDVVNRDGAALGRVAGLLDTGPHAVLRVQPSEQDADERLIPFVAAYVDAVDLPGRRITVDWSPDY, encoded by the coding sequence ATGGCGGCCGCGCCCGAACGCCGGCCCGCGGCCCTGCCGCAGGCGGGCCCGGCGGTCGCCAGCCGTCCCGACGATGCGGTCGAGGTCGGCCGCATCGCGGGTGCCTGGGGGGTGCGCGGTGCGCTCAAGGTCGCGCCGCACGCCGACCAGCCGCAGGCCCTGCTCACGGCGGGCCATTGGTTCCTCCTGCCGCCTGAAGACCGCCCGGCGCCGCCGCCCGGCGCGGTGGCGTCAACACCGCTGCCGCCGGTGCTGGACATCGTCCAGGCGCGCCGCCATGGCGAGAACGTGGTGGCCACCGCCAGCCAGGTGCGCGACCGCACGGCGGCCGAGGCGCTGAAGGGCGCCCGCGTGCTCGTCTCCCGTGCCACCTTTCCGGCGCCGGACGACGGCGAGTTCTACTGGGTCGACCTGATCGGGCTCGACGTCGTGAACCGCGACGGCGCCGCCCTCGGCAGGGTCGCCGGCCTGCTGGACACCGGTCCCCATGCGGTGCTGCGGGTCCAGCCCTCCGAGCAAGACGCGGACGAACGGCTGATCCCCTTCGTCGCCGCGTACGTCGACGCGGTGGACCTGCCGGGCCGGCGCATCACCGTCGACTGGTCGCCGGACTACTGA
- a CDS encoding GNAT family N-acetyltransferase yields MSHDRLVLRPAHAADGAAMAEVYRHHVEHGTGTFETVAPSADEMAARLADVQARRGVWWVAERDGGLLGYAYAQPFRPRQAYAWCFEDSVYLAPAACGQGLGRLLLAELIGQCRARGVRQLVAVIGDAANAPSIGLHRALGFAPAGVLTAAGWKHGRWLDVVLMQRSLGAGAAAAPGSAA; encoded by the coding sequence ATGAGCCATGACCGCCTCGTCCTGCGCCCTGCCCACGCCGCCGATGGCGCCGCGATGGCCGAGGTGTACCGCCACCATGTCGAGCACGGGACCGGCACCTTCGAGACCGTCGCGCCGAGCGCCGACGAGATGGCCGCGCGGCTGGCCGACGTGCAGGCCCGGCGGGGCGTGTGGTGGGTGGCCGAACGCGACGGCGGGCTGCTCGGCTACGCCTATGCCCAGCCCTTCCGCCCGCGCCAGGCCTACGCCTGGTGCTTCGAGGACTCGGTCTACCTGGCGCCGGCGGCCTGTGGCCAGGGGCTCGGCCGCCTGCTGCTGGCCGAACTGATCGGCCAGTGCCGGGCGCGCGGCGTGCGCCAGTTGGTCGCCGTGATCGGCGACGCCGCGAACGCCCCCTCCATCGGGCTGCACCGTGCCCTGGGATTCGCCCCGGCCGGCGTGCTGACGGCGGCCGGCTGGAAGCACGGCCGCTGGCTGGACGTCGTGCTGATGCAGCGTTCGCTCGGGGCCGGCGCCGCCGCCGCGCCAGGGAGCGCCGCATGA
- a CDS encoding DMT family protein — protein MNSLPVAVQTFGLLTLSNVFMTWAWYGHLKTLGDRPWWIAALLSWGVALFEYLLQVPANRIGFEGGINLAQLKIGQEVITLAVFVPFSVFVMQQPLKWDYLWAGLCLLGAVYFIFRS, from the coding sequence ATGAATTCCTTGCCCGTGGCCGTGCAGACCTTCGGCCTGCTGACGCTGTCCAATGTCTTCATGACCTGGGCCTGGTACGGCCACCTGAAGACCCTGGGCGACCGGCCCTGGTGGATCGCCGCACTGCTGAGTTGGGGCGTGGCGCTGTTCGAGTACCTGCTGCAGGTGCCGGCCAACCGCATCGGCTTCGAGGGTGGCATCAACCTCGCCCAGCTGAAGATCGGCCAGGAGGTCATCACGCTGGCGGTGTTCGTGCCCTTCAGCGTGTTCGTCATGCAGCAGCCGCTGAAGTGGGACTACCTGTGGGCCGGCCTCTGCCTGCTCGGGGCGGTGTACTTCATCTTCCGCAGCTAG
- the rplS gene encoding 50S ribosomal protein L19, producing MDLIRTLEQEEIARLNKTIPAFAPGDTVIVNVNVVEGTRKRVQAYEGVVIAKRNRGLNSSFIVRKISSGEGVERTFQLYSPLIASIDVKRRGDVRRAKLYYLRQRSGKSARIKEKLA from the coding sequence ATGGACCTGATCCGCACCCTCGAGCAGGAAGAGATTGCTCGGCTGAACAAGACGATCCCGGCCTTCGCGCCCGGCGACACCGTCATCGTCAACGTCAACGTCGTCGAAGGCACCCGCAAGCGCGTGCAGGCCTACGAAGGCGTGGTCATCGCCAAGCGCAACCGCGGGCTGAACAGCAGCTTCATCGTGCGCAAGATCTCCAGCGGCGAAGGCGTCGAGCGCACCTTCCAGCTCTACAGCCCGCTGATCGCCTCCATCGACGTGAAGCGCCGCGGCGACGTGCGCCGCGCCAAGCTGTACTACCTGCGCCAGCGCAGCGGCAAGTCGGCGCGCATCAAGGAGAAGCTGGCCTAA
- a CDS encoding HAD family phosphatase, with translation MRLALFDLDGTLLPIDSDHAFGDYLVQRGWADAEHFKRGNDAFYAQYLAGRLDVPAYIAFCTTAWRDRPAAELQALQADFIREAIGPQLLPPARDLVRRHQDDGDLVAIVTATNEVVTRPIADAFGVEHLIALKLARDHHGRVTGAIDGVPSYQAGKIVRVEQWLAALGRRWDDFDDTVFYSDSTNDLPLLERVDRPVATNPTPALEAIARERGWPVLRLFA, from the coding sequence GTGAGGCTGGCGCTGTTCGACCTCGACGGCACGCTGCTGCCCATCGACTCCGACCATGCGTTCGGCGACTACCTGGTGCAGCGCGGCTGGGCCGATGCAGAGCACTTCAAGCGCGGCAACGACGCGTTCTACGCCCAGTACCTGGCCGGGCGGCTCGACGTGCCCGCCTACATCGCCTTCTGCACCACCGCCTGGCGCGACCGCCCGGCGGCCGAGCTGCAGGCCCTGCAGGCCGACTTCATCCGCGAGGCCATCGGTCCGCAGCTGCTGCCGCCGGCACGTGACCTGGTCCGACGCCACCAGGACGACGGCGACCTGGTGGCCATCGTCACCGCCACCAACGAGGTGGTGACGCGGCCGATCGCCGACGCCTTCGGCGTCGAGCACCTGATCGCGCTGAAGCTCGCCCGCGACCACCATGGCCGGGTCACCGGCGCCATTGACGGCGTGCCCAGTTACCAGGCCGGCAAGATCGTGCGCGTCGAGCAGTGGCTGGCCGCGCTGGGCCGGCGCTGGGACGACTTCGACGACACCGTGTTCTACAGCGACTCCACCAACGACCTGCCGTTGCTGGAACGCGTCGACCGACCCGTGGCCACCAACCCCACGCCCGCACTGGAGGCCATCGCGCGCGAGCGCGGCTGGCCCGTCCTGAGGCTCTTTGCATGA
- a CDS encoding inorganic phosphate transporter, with protein sequence MAATVQIGFWVVVLLVVLAVLFDFMNGFHDAANSIATVVSTGVLRPQQAVVFAAAFNFVAIFIFHLKVAATVGKGIVEPGVVDHHVIFGALVGAIAWNVVTWLYGIPSSSSHALIGGIVGAVVAKAGTEPLIASGIWKAVAFILVSPLLGFIFGSLLMVLVAWVMRRRSPLRIDRWFRRLQLVSAGLYSLGHGGNDAQKTIGIIWMLLIASGHVAAGASMPPAWTIWVCYIAIALGTLFGGWRIVKTMGQKITKLKPVGGFCAETGGAITLFLATGLGIPVSTTHTITGAIVGVGSVQRASAVRWGVAGNIVWAWIFTIPASALIAWAGYRVSLYLFR encoded by the coding sequence ATGGCGGCCACTGTCCAGATCGGCTTCTGGGTGGTCGTGCTGCTGGTGGTGCTGGCGGTGCTGTTCGACTTCATGAACGGCTTCCACGACGCGGCCAACTCCATCGCCACCGTCGTGTCCACCGGCGTGCTGCGGCCCCAGCAGGCCGTGGTGTTCGCCGCCGCGTTCAACTTCGTGGCCATCTTCATCTTCCACCTCAAGGTGGCCGCCACGGTGGGCAAGGGCATCGTCGAGCCCGGCGTCGTCGACCACCATGTCATCTTCGGCGCCCTGGTCGGGGCCATCGCCTGGAACGTCGTCACCTGGCTCTACGGCATCCCGTCGAGCTCCTCCCACGCGCTGATCGGCGGCATCGTCGGTGCGGTGGTGGCCAAGGCGGGGACCGAGCCGCTGATCGCCTCCGGCATCTGGAAGGCGGTGGCCTTCATCCTGGTGTCGCCGCTGCTCGGTTTCATCTTCGGCTCGCTGCTGATGGTGCTGGTGGCGTGGGTCATGCGCCGCCGCTCGCCGCTGCGCATCGACCGCTGGTTCCGGCGCCTGCAGCTCGTGTCGGCGGGCCTGTATTCGCTGGGCCATGGCGGCAACGACGCGCAGAAGACCATCGGCATCATCTGGATGCTGCTCATCGCCTCCGGCCACGTCGCCGCCGGTGCCAGCATGCCGCCGGCGTGGACGATCTGGGTCTGCTACATCGCCATCGCGCTCGGCACGCTGTTCGGCGGCTGGCGCATCGTCAAGACCATGGGCCAGAAGATCACCAAGCTCAAGCCGGTGGGCGGCTTCTGCGCCGAGACCGGCGGCGCCATCACGCTGTTCCTCGCCACCGGGCTGGGCATCCCGGTGTCCACCACGCACACCATCACCGGCGCCATCGTCGGCGTCGGGTCGGTGCAGCGTGCCTCGGCCGTGCGCTGGGGCGTGGCCGGCAACATCGTCTGGGCGTGGATCTTCACCATCCCGGCGTCGGCGTTGATCGCCTGGGCCGGCTACCGCGTCAGCCTCTACCTGTTCAGGTAG
- the trmD gene encoding tRNA (guanosine(37)-N1)-methyltransferase TrmD encodes MRFDVITLFPELFAPHLAVGVTRRAFDGPVQVRLWPLRDFAEDAYRRVDDRPYGGGPGMVMLAQPLQRAVAAIRADRGQDRAGAPLVHFTPTGRRLDQALVERLAAGPGALLLCGRYEGVDQRFIDDQVDLELSLGDFVLSGGELPALALLDAVARLQPGVLNDQQSHQQDSFSDGLLEGPHYSRPEVLDTVQGAQPVPPVLLSGHHAQIERWRREQALARTARRRPDLIDAARAAGRLSPADERYLASLGL; translated from the coding sequence ATGCGCTTCGACGTCATCACCCTGTTCCCGGAACTGTTCGCGCCGCACCTGGCGGTCGGCGTGACACGCCGCGCCTTCGACGGCCCGGTGCAGGTGCGGCTGTGGCCGCTGCGCGACTTCGCCGAGGACGCCTACCGCCGTGTCGACGACCGCCCCTACGGCGGCGGTCCCGGCATGGTGATGCTGGCGCAGCCGCTGCAGAGGGCGGTGGCCGCCATCCGCGCCGACCGGGGGCAGGACCGTGCCGGCGCGCCGCTCGTCCACTTCACGCCCACCGGCCGGCGCCTCGACCAGGCGCTCGTCGAGCGGCTCGCCGCCGGTCCCGGGGCGCTGCTGCTGTGCGGGCGCTACGAGGGCGTCGACCAGCGCTTCATCGACGACCAGGTGGACCTGGAACTGAGCCTGGGCGATTTTGTGCTGTCCGGCGGCGAACTGCCGGCGCTGGCGCTGCTGGACGCCGTCGCCCGGCTGCAGCCCGGCGTGCTGAACGACCAGCAGTCGCACCAGCAGGACAGCTTTTCCGACGGCCTGCTCGAAGGCCCCCACTACAGCCGTCCCGAGGTGCTCGACACCGTGCAGGGCGCGCAGCCGGTGCCGCCGGTGCTGCTGTCCGGCCACCACGCCCAGATTGAGCGCTGGCGGCGCGAGCAGGCGCTGGCGCGCACCGCCCGCCGCCGGCCGGACCTGATCGACGCCGCGCGCGCCGCCGGCCGGCTGAGCCCCGCCGACGAGCGGTACCTCGCATCCCTCGGGCTATAA
- a CDS encoding TM2 domain-containing protein, with the protein MTAAPHRAPRRKAVATWLAVLAGVFGAHRFYLHGWRDAWAWAHIPATLLGLQGLVRMQTLGQDDRLSWLLLPLLGLMVAQAMLTAIVHGLTADERWNARHNPDRPAPPAGWLAVLGVILALMVGATALLSTIAFSGQRFFEWQIEEARRISQ; encoded by the coding sequence ATGACCGCGGCGCCGCACCGTGCGCCGCGCCGCAAGGCGGTGGCGACCTGGCTGGCCGTGCTGGCCGGCGTCTTCGGCGCCCACCGGTTCTACCTGCACGGCTGGCGCGACGCCTGGGCCTGGGCCCACATCCCGGCCACCCTGCTGGGGCTGCAGGGCCTGGTGCGCATGCAGACGCTCGGACAGGACGACCGCCTGTCGTGGCTGCTGCTGCCGCTGCTCGGGCTGATGGTGGCGCAGGCCATGCTGACCGCCATCGTGCACGGCCTGACGGCCGACGAACGCTGGAACGCGCGGCACAACCCCGACCGGCCCGCGCCGCCCGCAGGGTGGCTGGCGGTGCTCGGCGTCATCCTCGCGCTGATGGTCGGCGCCACCGCGCTGCTGAGCACCATCGCGTTCTCGGGGCAGCGCTTCTTCGAATGGCAGATCGAGGAGGCACGGCGGATCAGCCAGTGA
- the pcnB gene encoding polynucleotide adenylyltransferase PcnB: MIKKFIDRLLGKPSGPPKPPLGKRREVAAAEHGIDPGLVDERAVKVVRTLQEAGHQAYIVGGAVRDLLCGRRPKDFDVATDATPEQVKALFRRAFIIGRRFRIVHVVHGRGRDHEVIEVSTFRAYLDATAADQVEGNEKTSKAELAGKSHVVDASGRVLRDNVWGPQVEDAARRDFTVNAMYYDPTTQAVVDYHGGLKDAKAKLLRMIGDPATRYREDPVRILRVVRFAAKLGFSIEPKTRAPIAETLPLLANVPASRLFDEMVKLLQTGHALASLEQIKAHGLHRGVFPVLDAVLDDRKPNPQRDHFVRLALTDTDKRVEEDRPVAPSFLLACLLWHEVLERWNRLKADGESVTPALAQAIDQVFDARIGDISGRGKLGADMREIWMMQPRFERRVGATPFSLVEQPRFRAGFDFLRLRADAGEAPTELADWWEDFALGTPEEREGLVQAAREAQAQSRKPARGGGRVHRAPREDGAVPTEPAMAIAASDDGAEGGDVGEGGAGPARKRRRRRRKPAGAGAPAEAGAAGGE, encoded by the coding sequence ATGATCAAGAAATTCATCGACCGCCTGCTCGGCAAGCCGTCCGGCCCGCCGAAGCCGCCGCTGGGCAAGCGCCGCGAGGTCGCGGCCGCGGAGCACGGCATCGACCCCGGCCTCGTCGACGAACGTGCGGTGAAGGTGGTGCGCACGCTGCAGGAGGCGGGGCACCAGGCCTACATCGTCGGCGGCGCGGTGCGCGACCTGCTCTGCGGTCGCCGGCCGAAGGACTTCGACGTCGCCACCGACGCCACGCCGGAGCAGGTAAAGGCGCTGTTCCGCCGCGCCTTCATCATCGGCCGGCGCTTCCGCATCGTCCACGTGGTGCATGGCCGCGGCCGCGATCACGAGGTGATCGAGGTGTCCACCTTCCGCGCCTACCTGGACGCCACCGCAGCCGACCAGGTGGAGGGCAACGAGAAGACCAGCAAGGCCGAACTGGCCGGCAAGAGCCACGTCGTCGACGCCAGCGGCCGGGTGCTGCGCGACAACGTCTGGGGCCCGCAGGTGGAGGACGCCGCACGGCGCGACTTCACCGTCAACGCCATGTACTACGACCCCACCACGCAGGCGGTGGTGGACTACCACGGCGGGCTGAAGGACGCGAAGGCCAAGCTGCTGCGCATGATCGGCGATCCCGCCACCCGCTACCGCGAAGACCCGGTACGCATCCTGCGCGTGGTGCGCTTCGCCGCCAAGCTGGGCTTCTCCATCGAGCCGAAGACCCGCGCGCCGATCGCCGAGACGCTGCCGCTGCTGGCCAACGTGCCGGCCTCGCGGCTGTTCGACGAGATGGTCAAGCTGCTGCAGACCGGCCATGCGCTGGCCTCGCTGGAGCAGATCAAGGCGCATGGCCTGCACCGCGGCGTCTTCCCGGTGCTCGACGCGGTGCTCGACGATCGCAAGCCCAACCCGCAGCGCGACCACTTCGTGCGGCTGGCGTTGACCGACACCGACAAGCGGGTGGAGGAGGACCGGCCGGTGGCACCGAGCTTCCTGCTCGCCTGCCTGCTGTGGCACGAGGTGCTCGAACGCTGGAACCGGCTCAAGGCCGACGGCGAATCGGTGACCCCGGCGCTGGCCCAGGCCATCGACCAGGTGTTCGATGCCCGCATCGGCGACATCTCCGGCCGCGGCAAGCTCGGCGCCGACATGCGCGAGATCTGGATGATGCAGCCGCGCTTCGAGCGCCGCGTCGGCGCGACGCCGTTCAGCCTGGTCGAGCAGCCGCGCTTCCGTGCCGGCTTCGACTTCCTGCGGCTGCGCGCGGACGCCGGCGAGGCGCCGACCGAACTGGCCGACTGGTGGGAGGACTTCGCCCTCGGCACGCCGGAGGAGCGGGAGGGCCTGGTGCAGGCCGCCCGCGAGGCGCAGGCCCAGTCCCGCAAGCCGGCGCGCGGCGGCGGACGGGTGCACCGGGCCCCGCGTGAAGACGGTGCCGTGCCGACCGAGCCGGCGATGGCCATCGCCGCATCGGACGACGGCGCCGAGGGCGGGGACGTGGGCGAGGGCGGCGCCGGCCCCGCGCGCAAGCGCCGCCGGCGCCGCCGCAAGCCGGCCGGCGCCGGCGCGCCCGCCGAGGCGGGGGCCGCGGGCGGCGAATGA
- a CDS encoding DUF47 domain-containing protein, with product MLFGKLLPREGNFFELFNQHGDQIVRGARAFMQMVRQYDDVAAREQHAATVDDAERQADKVTAEVNRLLHKTFITPIDREQIHGLINAMDDILDLLQDTSETMSLYDVKRIDEEVVRLAELSSKCCERVQHAVSLLSRLNHQEVTEGALKACEEIDRLESDADRVMRSAMSRLFREQADVRELIKLKTIYEQLESITDRCEDVANLIEGIVLENS from the coding sequence ATGCTCTTCGGCAAGCTGTTGCCGCGCGAAGGCAATTTCTTCGAGCTGTTCAACCAGCACGGAGACCAGATCGTCCGCGGTGCCCGGGCGTTCATGCAGATGGTGCGGCAGTACGACGACGTCGCCGCGCGCGAGCAGCACGCCGCCACCGTCGACGACGCCGAGCGCCAGGCCGACAAGGTGACCGCCGAGGTCAACCGCCTCCTGCACAAGACCTTCATCACGCCGATCGACCGCGAGCAGATCCACGGCCTGATCAACGCGATGGACGACATCCTCGACCTGCTGCAGGACACCAGCGAGACGATGTCGCTGTACGACGTCAAGCGCATCGACGAAGAGGTGGTGCGCCTGGCCGAGCTGTCGTCCAAGTGCTGCGAACGGGTGCAGCACGCGGTGTCGCTGCTGTCGCGCCTGAACCACCAGGAGGTGACCGAAGGCGCGCTCAAGGCCTGCGAGGAGATCGACCGCCTGGAGTCGGACGCGGACCGGGTCATGCGCTCGGCGATGTCCCGCCTGTTCAGGGAACAGGCCGACGTCCGCGAACTGATCAAGCTGAAGACCATCTACGAGCAACTGGAGTCGATCACCGACCGCTGCGAGGACGTGGCCAACCTGATCGAAGGCATCGTGCTCGAGAACTCGTGA